One segment of Carya illinoinensis cultivar Pawnee chromosome 13, C.illinoinensisPawnee_v1, whole genome shotgun sequence DNA contains the following:
- the LOC122290893 gene encoding cation/H(+) antiporter 4-like, whose product MDMRVISRMGKKALWIGIASMLVPLLIGLSMQMRFSRPWLTDEEAFTLPFLTTVHCMTPFPVVAYLLEHLKILNSEFGQLALSSALVGDLFSMFLIVVSTVTSASKEKGIPFAFIDIGSSILYILIATYALRPAMFWVVRQTPKGRPVKGIYILVIVLMMFVSGLLSHFYQMSFFFGPFVLGLAIPDGPPLGSAFVHKFHSFTENVLHPLFVTTCGMRTDLRLITNSIDNFMTPNVAIIVATFVGKMVVCFFPHVCYKMPLKDALALTLVMCSKGVVQLCYYVTLRDNLQVGTVSDQEFSMSTISILLNAIIVPILVKHIYDPSRKYASYQDRDIIHCRNDGNLRILVCIHRPDNVAAIIKLLEASSPSSERPLNIDVLHLIELIGRAFPTFFSHQMQKKSLPKASYSENVVLAFNHFEHQYKPCALSVDVFTAITPPKFMHEDICSFALERLTCLIILPFHRKWNIDGSLESEDSAIRTFNCSVLELAPCSVGILVDRGCLGKSLMVSRKSSPSFSVGMIFLGGNDDREALTFAKRMANNSNTSLTVINLVAQSNQGSSAAAPHAWDEKADSEVLRDVKLNNVDKEYVIFIEEVVKDGPQTALMVRSMADDYDLIIVGRRYNINSPQTTGLVEWSEFSELGIIGDLLTSSDLDSKASVLVVQQQQKRK is encoded by the exons ATGGATATGAGAGTGATAAGTAGAATGGGAAAAAAAGCGTTGTGGATCGGTATTGCTAGCATGTTGGTGCCTTTGCTAATTGGCTTGTCAATGCAAATGAGATTCAGTAGACCATGGCTAACAGATGAAGAGGCGTTCACCCTTCCATTTCTAACAACAGTACATTGTATGACTCCATTTCCGGTTGTTGCTTACCTTCTGGAGCACCTCAAGATCCTAAATTCTGAGTTTGGTCAATTAGCCCTATCTTCAGCATTGGTCGGCGACCTGTTTAGCATGTttcttattgttgtttccacagTGACATCTGCTAGCAAGGAGAAGGGTATCCCTTTCGCTTTTATAGATATTGGATCAAGCATTCTTTATATTTTGATCGCTACTTATGCCTTAAGACCAGCAATGTTTTGGGTTGTGCGCCAGACACCGAAAGGTAGGCCTGTCAAAGGCATATACATTCTCGTCATTGTGCTAATGATGTTTGTATCCGGCTTGCTTTCTCATTTCTATCAGATGAGTTTCTTCTTTGGACCTTTTGTTCTGGGTTTGGCAATTCCAGATGGACCACCTTTGGGGTCAGCTTTTGTTCACAAATTCCACAGCTTCACTGAAAATGTGTTGCATCCACTCTTTGTGACTACGTGCGGGATGAGGACGGATCTTCGTTTAATCACCAATTCCATTGACAACTTCATGACACCCAATGTTGCCATAATTGTTGCTACTTTTGTGGGCAAAATGGTGGTGTGTTTTTTTCCTCACGTCTGCTATAAAATGCCCCTAAAGGATGCTCTTGCACTCACTCTCGTTATGTGTTCCAAAGGTGTTGTCCAGTTGTGCTACTATGTTACATTAAGAGATAACCTGCAG gtgGGAACCGTGTCAGACCAAGAATTCTCTATGTCGACTATTTCGATCCTATTGAATGCAATTATTGTGCCAATTTTGGTGAAACACATCTACGATCCTTCAAGGAAATATGCAAGTTACCAAGATCGAGATATTATACATTGCAGAAACGATGGGAATCTTCGAATCCTAGTATGCATTCACAGACCTGATAATGTTGCTGCCATAATCAAACTACTAGAAGCTTCAAGCCCATCTTCAGAAAGGCCCCTTAACATTGATGTGCTTCACCTCATCGAACTGATTGGCCGAGCATTCCCAACATTTTTCTCCCACCAAATGCAGAAAAAGAGTCTTCCCAAAGCTTCCTACTCAGAGAATGTTGTTCTCGCTTTCAATCACTTTGAACATCAGTACAAGCCTTGTGCTCTATCGGTAGACGTTTTCACAGCAATCACTCCACCCAAGTTCATGCACGAAGACATATGCAGCTTTGCATTGGAAAGACTCACATGCCTCATAATACTTCCCTTCCACAGAAAATGGAACATTGACGGGTCTTTGGAATCGGAGGACAGTGCCATAAGGACCTTCAATTGCAGTGTCCTTGAACTGGCTCCCTGCTCTGTCGGGATCCTGGTCGATCGTGGCTGTTTAGGCAAGAGCTTAATGGTTTCAAGAAAGTCGTCGCCATCTTTTTCTGTTGGCATGATCTTCCTCGGAGGCAATGATGATCGAGAGGCACTAACTTTTGCCAAACGCATGGCCAACAACTCCAACACCAGCCTCACTGTGATTAACTTGGTTGCCCAAAGCAACCAGGGGAGTAGTGCTGCTGCTCCTCATGCTTGGGACGAAAAGGCTGATTCTGAAGTGCTGAGGGATGTCAAACTTAACAATGTAGACAAAGAATATGTGATATTCATCGAGGAGGTTGTGAAAGATGGGCCTCAGACGGCTTTGATGGTTCGTTCCATGGCGGACGACTACGACCTTATTATAGTCGGTAGACGATACAACATAAACTCCCCTCAGACTACAGGGCTTGTGGAATGGAGCGAGTTCTCGGAGTTGGGGATTATCGGAGACTTGCTCACTTCCTCAGATCTCGACAGTAAAGCTTCTGTTTTGGTGgtgcaacaacaacaaaagaggAAATAG
- the LOC122290894 gene encoding GDSL esterase/lipase At2g30220-like, with translation MKLLSASFLFIIFLEVLIIIGNTCRASTLPKFPAILIFGDSTVDTGNNNYVVTLFRGNHYPYGQDFPNHVPTGRFSNGKLIPDSVASFLGIKENVPPYLDPNLSNDELRTGVCFASAGSGYDDLTSAASGVIPVSKQIDYFKNYIERLRGFAGEAEAMKIISGSLVMISAGTNDFGFNFYDIPSRRHQFSISQYQDFLQQRIQKFVQELYQLGLRTMVIPGLPPIGCLPVQITAKFKNPHDRTCVQEQNSDAQSYNQKLAKLLPKLQESLPGSRIVYADTYKPLIDMINNPQKYGFVETNRGCCGTGFVEAGPLCNHNSIMCANDSQFLFWDCIHPSQAAYQHIQKYLEETVLPGLTSYQSP, from the exons ATGAAACTCTTGTCAGCTTCTTTTCTCTTCATCATATTCCTGGAGGTTCTAATCATCATCGGCAACACATGCAGAGCCTCAACCCTACCAAAATTCCCAGCCATTCTAATCTTTGGTGATTCAACAGTGGATACGGGTAATAACAACTATGTTGTCACCCTTTTCAGGGGGAACCATTACCCATATGGTCAAGACTTTCCCAATCATGTTCCCACAGGGAGATTTTCTAATGGAAAACTCATTCCTGACTCGGTGGCAAGCTTCCTAGGGATCAAGGAGAATGTTCCTCCCTATCTAGATCCAAACCTATCGAATGATGAACTCCGCACCGGTGTTTGTTTTGCATCGGCCGGATCAGGGTATGATGATCTGACAAGTGCTGCATCTGGGGTCATCCCAGTTTCAAAGCAGATTGATtacttcaaaaattatattgaaagaCTTAGAGGGTTTGCAGGGGAAGCCGAAGCTATGAAGATAATTAGTGGTTCTTTAGTCATGATTAGTGCGGGAACTAATGACTTTGGTTTCAACTTCTATGATATACCCTCAAGGAGGCACCAGTTCAGCATCAGTCAGTACCAGGATTTTCTGCAGCAAAGAATTCAAAAGTTTGTGCAG GAGCTGTACCAGCTGGGATTGCGTACTATGGTTATACCTGGGCTTCCTCCAATTGGTTGTCTGCCCGTTCAAATAACTGCCAAATTTAAGAATCCCCATGATAGAACATGCGTGCAGGAACAGAATTCAGACGCTCAATCTTACAATCAGAAGCTGGCAAAACTGTTGCCTAAGTTGCAGGAATCACTTCCGGGAAGCAGAATCGTCTACGCAGACACATATAAGCCGCTGATCGACATGATCAACAATCCACAAAAATATG GCTTTGTGGAAACAAACAGAGGATGCTGTGGAACTGGGTTTGTGGAAGCGGGTCCGCTATGTAATCACAATTCTATAATGTGTGCAAATGATTCCCAATTCTTGTTTTGGGACTGCATTCATCCAAGCCAAGCGGCATACCAGCATATACAAAAGTACCTAGAGGAGACAGTCCTTCCAGGCCTAACAAGTTATCAGAGCCCTTGA
- the LOC122291794 gene encoding exocyst complex component EXO70B1-like — MEDNGEEKLLAVARHIAKTLGHNETMADDILQIFSNFDGRFSREKLSDNIGDDHDHHHDHPRGSVTALELTLKSLERQISCYVEADHPIWADSADSAAFLDTIDELIATIREWTPVSRQKAVGACLGRAQDLMHQAMFRAEDEFRSLMGSGGESFELSRDYRNGESTGNLSFDSEDEDEGDIGNGVDNEIPVAHPITNYEIVIDALPSGTIKDLHEIAKRMVAAGFGKECSHVYSSCRREFLEESLSRLGLQKLSTEEVHKMPWPDLEDEIERWIKAVNVSLRILFPSERRLCDRVFVGLSSAADLSFMEVCRGSTIQLLNFADAVAIRSRSPERLFRVLDVFENLKDLMPEFESVFSDQYCLVLRNEAITIWKRLGEAIRAILMELENLIRRDPAKAPVPGGGLHPITRYVMNYLRAACRSRRSLELVFDENVVPPPPPSKLNNNRGGSSSSSLSVQMAWIMELLESNLEAKSKIYKDSALSYFFMMNNGRYIVHKVKDSELGLLLGDDWIRKHTAKIRQCHTNYQRSSWNKVLGVLKLENGSQAANFAASTMKDRIKLFNTSFEEICDVQSGWVVYDDQIREELRISVVKLLLPAYDSFIGRLRNVPELRKHVERHIKFEAEDIEARINGLFQGNTGSAGRRN; from the coding sequence ATGGAGGATAATGGTGAGGAAAAATTATTGGCTGTGGCGCGGCACATCGCCAAGACGCTTGGCCACAACGAAACCATGGCCGATGATATCTTGCAGATCTTCTCCAACTTCGACGGCAGGTTTTCTCGCGAGAAGCTTTCCGATAATATTGGGGACGATCACGATCACCACCACGACCATCCCAGGGGCTCCGTCACCGCGCTCGAGCTCACTCTTAAGTCCCTCGAGCGTCAGATCTCCTGTTACGTGGAGGCTGACCACCCGATCTGGGCCGACTCCGCTGATTCCGCGGCTTTTCTTGACACCATCGACGAGTTGATCGCCACCATCAGGGAGTGGACCCCTGTCTCCAGGCAGAAGGCCGTCGGCGCGTGCCTGGGACGCGCCCAGGACCTCATGCATCAAGCCATGTTTCGTGCGGAGGACGAGTTCAGGTCCTTGATGGGAAGCGGCGGCGAGTCCTTTGAGCTGAGTCGCGATTACCGAAACGGCGAGTCCACTGGAAACCTGTCCTTTGATTCAGAGGACGAAGACGAAGGAGATATCGGAAACGGTGTGGACAACGAAATCCCTGTGGCGCACCCAATCACCAACTACGAAATAGTCATTGACGCGCTCCCCTCCGGTACGATCAAGGATCTCCACGAGATAGCGAAGCGTATGGTGGCAGCAGGGTTCGGCAAGGAGTGCTCGCACGTGTACAGTAGCTGCAGGCGCGAGTTCCTGGAGGAAAGCCTGTCCAGGTTAGGGTTGCAAAAGCTGAGCACCGAGGAAGTTCACAAGATGCCATGGCCAGACCTCGAGGACGAGATCGAACGGTGGATCAAGGCCGTGAATGTCTCGCTCCGTATCCTCTTCCCCAGCGAGCGACGGCTCTGCGACCGTGTCTTTGTTGGGCTCTCCTCCGCCGCCGACCTCTCCTTCATGGAGGTATGCCGAGGATCAACGATTCAGCTGCTGAATTTCGCCGACGCGGTCGCCATCCGGAGTCGATCGCCGGAGCGGTTGTTCAGAGTTCTCGACGTGTTCGAGAATTTGAAAGACCTAATGCCCGAGTTCGAGTCGGTGTTTTCGGATCAGTACTGTTTGGTTCTTCGGAACGAAGCCATAACGATTTGGAAGAGATTAGGAGAAGCAATCAGAGCTATTTTAATGGAATTGGAGAATTTGATCCGTCGGGACCCGGCAAAGGCACCAGTTCCCGGCGGCGGGCTCCATCCGATAACTCGGTACGTGATGAATTATCTTCGAGCTGCCTGTCGATCGCGCCGATCTCTCGAGCTAGTTTTCGACGAGAATGTGGTTCCACCTCCACCGCCTTCGAAGCTTAACAACAATCGAGGAGGATCATCATCGTCTTCATTGTCGGTTCAGATGGCATGGATTATGGAGCTACTGGAGAGCAATTTGGAGGCCAAGTCGAAGATTTACAAGGACTCTGCTTTGTCCTATTTTTTCATGATGAACAATGGGAGGTATATAGTTCATAAGGTCAAGGATAGTGAGCTCGGCTTGCTGTTAGGCGATGATTGGATTCGGAAGCACACGGCCAAAATCCGGCAATGCCACACCAATTACCAGAGAAGCTCGTGGAATAAGGTTCTAGGAGTGCTGAAGCTAGAAAATGGCTCGCAAGCTGCCAATTTTGCTGCAAGCACGATGAAAGATAGAATTAAGTTGTTCAACACCTCCTTTGAGGAGATATGTGATGTTCAATCTGGCTGGGTAGTTTACGATGATCAGATAAGGGAAGAGTTAAGGATCTCAGTGGTGAAGCTCTTGTTGCCAGCATATGATAGCTTTATCGGAAGGCTCCGGAATGTCCCAGAGCTACGGAAGCATGTGGAGAGGCATATTAAGTTTGAAGCAGAGGATATTGAGGCTCGCATTAACGGCCTGTTTCAGGGAAATACTGGATCAGCAGGTCGCCGGAACTGA